In a single window of the Patescibacteria group bacterium genome:
- a CDS encoding GIY-YIG nuclease family protein produces the protein MTNKIAQKIKKAPRQPGVYIFKNKKGEIIYVGRAVNLKNRLSNYLRPNDLKTQEMIKEADNLTIKKTSNLLEAIILEANLIKKHQPFYNIKEKDNRSFVYIVIPKIKWSYPRIVRGRELQKYLLSNAFIFGPLQSYSLAKNLLLLLRKVFPYSTCRINQARPCFHYQIGLCAGKCIGVITENDYQKIIESLIDFLSGQISKAKKFLQKYYPQKLNLISQIDDSILIKKEVNDIKITQKIEGYDISHFSGKNTVGSLVVFENGEFNKKAYRKFKIRTALPHDDLSALKELIERRFNHSEWPYPDLILVDGGKTQINTIEKILEKRELKIPVIGIAKFQNDKLIFGKNIKKSIKELLQLSFDILKQIRDEAHRFANQYRKALMKIKKAT, from the coding sequence ATGACCAATAAAATTGCTCAAAAAATCAAAAAAGCGCCCCGTCAGCCTGGTGTGTATATTTTTAAAAATAAAAAGGGAGAAATTATCTATGTTGGCCGCGCTGTTAATTTAAAAAACCGCTTAAGTAATTATCTGCGACCAAACGATTTAAAAACTCAAGAAATGATAAAAGAGGCAGATAATTTAACAATCAAAAAAACCTCCAATCTTCTTGAAGCAATTATTCTTGAAGCAAATCTCATAAAAAAGCATCAACCATTTTATAATATCAAAGAAAAAGACAATCGATCTTTTGTTTATATTGTTATACCAAAAATTAAATGGAGTTATCCACGTATTGTGCGTGGCCGAGAATTACAAAAATATTTACTTTCTAATGCTTTTATTTTTGGCCCTCTCCAAAGCTACTCATTAGCTAAAAATTTATTATTGTTATTAAGAAAAGTTTTTCCTTATAGCACCTGTCGAATTAATCAAGCACGTCCTTGTTTCCATTATCAAATTGGATTATGTGCTGGCAAATGCATTGGCGTTATTACCGAAAACGATTACCAAAAAATTATTGAATCATTGATTGATTTTTTAAGCGGTCAAATTTCCAAAGCTAAAAAATTTCTTCAAAAATATTATCCTCAAAAGTTAAATTTAATTTCTCAAATTGATGATTCAATATTAATTAAAAAAGAAGTTAACGATATAAAAATTACTCAGAAAATTGAAGGTTACGATATTTCTCATTTTAGCGGAAAAAATACCGTTGGTAGTTTGGTGGTTTTTGAAAATGGTGAATTTAACAAAAAAGCGTATCGCAAATTTAAAATTCGAACTGCCCTCCCTCATGATGACTTATCTGCATTAAAAGAATTGATTGAACGACGATTTAATCATTCTGAATGGCCATATCCTGATTTAATCTTGGTTGATGGTGGAAAAACTCAAATTAACACAATCGAAAAAATTTTAGAAAAAAGAGAGTTAAAAATACCCGTTATCGGCATTGCCAAATTTCAAAATGATAAATTAATATTTGGAAAAAATATAAAAAAATCTATAAAAGAATTGCTACAATTATCATTTGATATCTTAAAACAAATCCGCGATGAAGCCCATCGTTTTGCTAATCAATATCGCAAAGCTTTAATGAAAATCAAAAAAGCCACCTAA
- the uvrA gene encoding excinuclease ABC subunit UvrA — translation MEEKIKIKDARTHNLKNINLELPKNKIIVFTGLSGSGKSSLAFDTLFAEGQRRYIESLSPYARQFLGQMEKPDVDDIEGLSPAIAINQKALSHNPRSIVGTLTEIYDYLRVLFARIGKPHCPICGTPIEKLSTEEIFDLIISKAKELKINYVTVLSPVVYGRKGEYYQLLYDFLNKGFSEAIIDGKLHSLHDQIVLSRYKIHTIEIVIDRVPINDSSRLFEAIELALEYSNGLIDILFPSQPEQTILYSSRFSCPNDGFSFPEIEPRLFSFNSPYGACPTCHGLGKEDVFLETICPDCHGKRLKPEALAVKINGKNIWDIVSLTIEDCYEFFINLIDKLSQKQKIIAEGLINEILNRLGFLLEVGLDYITLHREAETLSGGEAQRIRLASQLGSKLSNTLYVLDEPTIGLHERDTDKLLNTLKKIKALNNTIIVVEHDEKTIAESDYLVDLGPGAGVNGGKIVAAGETKKLLNDKKIHSLTLEYLRRERKIPVPPRRTKLTETIKIIGAKLNNLKNINVEIPLRKQIAITGVSGSGKSSLMEVIYKSINHQLGRFTEPMEYASKIFGTEYIRRIVRIDQSPIGRTPRSNPATYTGVFTPIRDFFASLEDARARGYTKSRFSFNVKGGRCEACEGAGYKLVEMHFLPPILVQCEICKGRRFNRETLEVKYQGKSIADVLDLTVDEALEFFADIYDIASKLKILKEMGLGYIKLGQNATTLSGGEAQRIKLAKELSQNATKTIYLLDEPTVGLHYYDIELLLKILQKLVERGNTIIVVEHNLYFINACDYIIDLGPEGGEKGGRIIATGTPEEVAKNKNSYTGFYLKKLQQSIK, via the coding sequence ATGGAAGAAAAAATAAAAATTAAAGATGCTCGCACTCACAATTTAAAAAATATTAATCTGGAATTGCCTAAAAATAAAATAATTGTTTTTACTGGCCTCTCTGGCTCTGGAAAGTCTTCACTAGCTTTCGATACGCTTTTTGCTGAAGGCCAAAGAAGATATATTGAATCACTCTCCCCATATGCAAGACAATTTTTGGGCCAAATGGAAAAACCTGATGTTGATGATATTGAAGGACTTTCACCAGCAATCGCCATAAATCAAAAAGCTCTTTCTCACAATCCACGTTCTATTGTTGGCACTCTTACTGAAATTTATGATTACTTGCGCGTTCTTTTTGCTCGCATTGGAAAACCCCACTGCCCTATTTGCGGCACACCAATTGAAAAATTATCCACCGAAGAAATTTTTGATTTAATTATTAGTAAAGCTAAGGAGTTAAAAATCAATTATGTAACCGTTTTATCACCCGTTGTTTATGGTCGCAAAGGAGAATATTATCAATTGCTTTATGATTTCTTAAATAAAGGGTTTTCCGAAGCTATCATTGATGGAAAACTTCATTCACTTCATGACCAAATTGTTTTATCTCGTTATAAAATCCACACTATTGAAATTGTTATTGACCGAGTGCCTATTAATGATTCCTCCAGATTATTTGAAGCCATTGAATTAGCTTTGGAATACAGCAATGGACTTATAGATATTCTCTTCCCCTCTCAACCCGAACAAACAATTTTGTATTCTTCGCGTTTTAGTTGTCCCAATGATGGATTTTCATTCCCCGAAATAGAACCTCGTCTTTTTTCTTTTAATAGTCCTTATGGTGCTTGCCCCACTTGTCATGGATTAGGCAAAGAAGATGTTTTTCTTGAAACTATTTGTCCTGATTGCCATGGCAAAAGATTAAAACCTGAGGCATTAGCAGTAAAAATTAATGGAAAAAATATTTGGGATATAGTTAGTCTAACCATTGAAGATTGCTATGAATTTTTTATCAATTTAATTGATAAACTTTCCCAAAAACAAAAAATCATCGCCGAAGGACTAATAAACGAAATTTTAAACCGATTAGGATTTTTGTTAGAAGTTGGTTTGGATTATATTACTTTACATCGTGAAGCAGAAACGCTATCTGGTGGTGAGGCTCAACGTATTCGCTTAGCCTCACAATTAGGTTCTAAATTGTCTAACACTTTATATGTCTTGGATGAACCCACTATAGGTTTACATGAACGCGATACAGATAAATTATTAAACACACTCAAAAAAATTAAAGCTTTAAATAATACTATTATTGTTGTGGAACATGATGAAAAAACAATTGCTGAATCAGATTATCTAGTTGATTTAGGACCTGGCGCTGGTGTTAATGGTGGAAAAATAGTGGCTGCAGGTGAAACAAAAAAACTACTCAATGATAAAAAAATCCACTCTTTAACATTGGAATATTTACGACGAGAAAGAAAAATTCCCGTGCCACCGCGTCGCACCAAATTAACTGAAACAATTAAAATAATCGGCGCCAAACTAAATAATTTAAAAAATATTAATGTTGAAATTCCATTAAGAAAACAGATTGCTATTACTGGAGTCTCAGGCAGTGGTAAATCGTCATTAATGGAAGTTATTTACAAAAGCATTAATCACCAACTGGGACGTTTTACCGAGCCAATGGAATACGCATCAAAAATATTCGGCACCGAATATATTAGAAGAATAGTTCGTATTGACCAAAGTCCAATTGGACGAACACCCCGCTCAAATCCTGCTACTTACACCGGCGTCTTTACTCCTATTCGCGACTTCTTTGCTTCATTAGAAGATGCGCGAGCGCGTGGTTATACTAAAAGTCGTTTTTCATTTAATGTAAAAGGCGGGCGCTGTGAAGCTTGCGAAGGTGCTGGGTATAAATTAGTTGAAATGCATTTTCTACCGCCTATTTTAGTTCAATGCGAAATTTGCAAAGGGCGCCGTTTTAATCGCGAAACGTTGGAAGTTAAATATCAAGGAAAAAGTATTGCAGATGTATTAGATTTAACTGTTGATGAAGCGTTGGAATTTTTCGCTGACATCTATGATATTGCTTCTAAATTAAAAATTTTAAAAGAAATGGGGTTGGGTTATATTAAATTAGGACAAAACGCTACAACATTATCAGGTGGCGAAGCACAAAGAATTAAATTAGCAAAAGAGCTATCTCAAAATGCCACTAAAACTATTTATCTTTTAGACGAACCAACCGTTGGTCTTCATTATTATGATATTGAATTGCTTCTAAAAATTTTACAAAAGCTTGTTGAAAGAGGAAACACAATTATTGTTGTGGAACATAATCTCTATTTTATCAATGCCTGCGATTATATTATTGATTTAGGACCTGAAGGCGGCGAAAAAGGAGGAAGAATTATCGCAACTGGCACCCCCGAAGAAGTAGCCAAAAATAAAAATTCTTATACTGGTTTTTATCTTAAAAAATTACAACAAAGTATTAAATAA
- the uvrB gene encoding excinuclease ABC subunit UvrB produces MFKLKSPYKPAGDQPKAIKQLINGLKKNYPFQTLLGVTGSGKTFTIANVIREFNKPVLVIAPNKTLAAQLYREYKNFFPENEVCYFVSYYDYYQPEAYIPLTDTYIAKEAVINEEIDRLRHKATSALLKRKDVIIVASVSCIYNLGLPSNYFSAAIHLELNQPITRNDLIKQLIKIHFERTNGDLKRGVFRVRGDVFELIPASGEVIQRIELKNQKISQLSIIDPITRKIQQELNELIIFPIKHFISTLPQREQAIQNIKEELKERVNFFKKQKKFLEAERLERRTLNDLMMIKNLGYCHGIENYSRHLLNKLPGEPPETLLSYFPYKNGQPDFLTIIDESHIAVPQLRGMYEGDRSRKETLVEYGFRLPSALDNRPLKFKEFLERTNHIIFTSATPGPFEIKNSQQIVEQIIRPTFLVDPPIEIRPVFDKKKNLSQIDDIITEIKKVVQTGGRILINTLTKKTAEELTDYLNNLNIKANYMHSDTKTIERAEILTAFRRGDFDVLIGVNLLREGLDLPEVEIVAILDADREGFLRSEVSLIQLMGRAARNVKGKIILYADTITGSIKKALTEAIRRRKIQLEYNKKHHITPQSIQKAIVELIDKEDLK; encoded by the coding sequence ATGTTTAAACTTAAATCACCATACAAACCAGCAGGCGACCAACCAAAAGCCATCAAACAACTTATTAATGGCTTAAAGAAAAATTATCCCTTTCAAACACTTTTAGGCGTTACAGGAAGTGGCAAAACTTTTACGATAGCTAATGTTATCCGCGAATTTAACAAACCTGTCTTAGTTATTGCTCCCAATAAAACCCTGGCTGCCCAACTTTATCGTGAATACAAAAATTTCTTTCCTGAAAATGAAGTTTGTTATTTTGTTTCTTACTACGATTATTATCAACCAGAAGCTTATATTCCCCTAACTGACACTTATATTGCCAAAGAAGCAGTAATTAATGAAGAAATTGATCGTCTGCGTCACAAGGCCACATCGGCTTTATTAAAAAGAAAAGATGTTATTATTGTCGCTTCTGTCTCGTGCATCTATAATCTTGGTCTCCCATCCAATTATTTCAGTGCGGCTATTCATTTGGAACTCAATCAACCGATAACCCGCAACGACTTAATCAAACAATTAATAAAAATTCATTTTGAGAGAACAAATGGAGATTTAAAACGTGGTGTTTTTCGGGTGCGGGGTGATGTTTTTGAATTAATACCAGCCTCTGGCGAAGTAATTCAACGCATTGAATTAAAAAACCAAAAAATTTCTCAATTATCTATTATTGACCCCATAACCAGAAAAATTCAACAAGAATTAAATGAGCTGATTATTTTCCCCATTAAACATTTCATCTCTACTCTTCCCCAACGTGAACAAGCTATCCAAAATATAAAAGAAGAATTAAAAGAACGAGTAAATTTCTTTAAAAAACAAAAAAAATTTTTAGAAGCTGAACGACTAGAAAGACGAACACTTAATGATTTGATGATGATAAAAAATTTAGGTTATTGTCACGGAATTGAAAATTATTCCCGTCATTTACTTAATAAATTACCTGGCGAACCACCAGAAACTCTTTTGTCTTATTTTCCTTATAAAAATGGCCAACCTGACTTTTTGACAATTATTGATGAATCACATATTGCTGTACCACAACTTCGCGGAATGTATGAAGGTGACCGTTCGCGCAAAGAAACACTTGTGGAATATGGCTTTCGTCTGCCTTCGGCCTTAGATAATCGCCCATTAAAATTTAAAGAATTTCTTGAGCGCACTAATCATATCATTTTCACTTCAGCAACACCTGGTCCATTTGAAATAAAAAATTCGCAACAAATTGTTGAACAAATTATTCGTCCAACTTTTCTTGTCGATCCGCCTATTGAAATTCGTCCAGTTTTTGACAAAAAGAAAAATCTAAGTCAGATTGACGATATTATTACTGAAATTAAAAAAGTAGTTCAGACTGGCGGAAGAATTCTTATTAACACATTAACTAAAAAAACAGCGGAAGAATTAACGGATTATTTAAACAATTTGAACATAAAAGCAAATTATATGCATTCTGACACAAAAACCATTGAACGAGCAGAGATTTTGACAGCATTTAGACGCGGTGATTTTGATGTTTTAATCGGGGTTAATCTTTTGCGCGAAGGATTGGATTTGCCCGAAGTAGAAATTGTAGCAATTTTAGATGCTGATCGTGAAGGATTTTTGCGAAGCGAGGTTTCTTTAATTCAATTAATGGGGCGAGCTGCTAGAAATGTTAAAGGGAAAATTATACTTTATGCCGACACAATTACTGGTTCTATTAAAAAAGCACTTACCGAAGCTATACGTCGAAGAAAAATTCAGCTTGAATATAACAAAAAACATCATATTACTCCCCAAAGCATTCAAAAAGCTATTGTCGAATTAATTGATAAAGAAGATTTGAAATAG
- a CDS encoding L,D-transpeptidase: MRFLKILKWLFLILFLIITFICAHQSLSARSYYDYYILVDLKTLKLILKNPNTYEIIEIYPIAGPASINYLRPLPRIGEVSRVVFHPTWRPTENIKLNYQRKYNIILPDVVPPGHPQNALGVAAIYLAFDGQESIYRIHGTNDPKSIGTYASSGCIRMYNKDVEKLAQKIINKRTKVFIFYEKIPVE, encoded by the coding sequence ATGCGTTTTTTAAAAATTTTAAAATGGCTGTTTTTAATACTTTTCCTGATCATTACTTTTATTTGCGCTCATCAATCTCTTTCCGCTCGTTCCTATTATGATTACTACATTCTGGTTGATTTAAAAACATTAAAGCTGATTTTAAAAAACCCCAATACTTATGAAATTATTGAAATTTATCCCATTGCAGGCCCTGCTTCTATTAATTACTTGAGACCATTGCCCAGAATTGGCGAAGTTTCTCGAGTTGTCTTTCATCCCACGTGGCGACCCACGGAGAATATCAAATTAAACTACCAGAGAAAATATAATATCATTCTCCCTGATGTTGTTCCACCAGGTCATCCTCAAAATGCTTTAGGGGTAGCAGCAATTTATCTGGCCTTCGACGGTCAAGAATCGATTTATCGAATTCACGGCACCAATGACCCAAAATCAATCGGAACATATGCCAGCAGCGGTTGTATTAGAATGTACAACAAAGATGTGGAAAAATTAGCTCAAAAAATTATAAACAAAAGAACGAAAGTTTTTATTTTTTATGAAAAAATTCCGGTCGAATAA
- the trpS gene encoding tryptophan--tRNA ligase, whose product MRIISGIRPTGVIHLGNYLGAIRNWLNLQNKKTNQCLFFVADYHSFTDPPVSQKEKTEMIENMMIDFLALGFNPQKSILFIQSQVEEILDIAWLISCLTPIGELERMTQFKDKSQKQAGNVNAGLFTYPCLMAADILTFKAEAVPVGEDQLQHLEFTRESARRFNRCFVKTFPEPKALLTDVPRLMSLKNPLEKMSKSDPDSYIYVLDDPKIINQRIRSATSATNEFFEGIHLSANDFVFEVRASYTNHPEIEKMQAAIRNLLLMYKEFCPKEFKKLFKNENEINIENLRYAEIKNNLAEAIVDYFSSARAKKSEYLKNKKKVIKIFEEGSKKAREIARKTLKEVKQKIGVI is encoded by the coding sequence ATGAGAATTATTAGCGGTATACGACCAACAGGTGTTATTCATTTAGGCAATTATTTAGGAGCCATTCGTAATTGGTTGAATTTGCAAAATAAAAAAACCAATCAGTGTCTGTTTTTTGTTGCCGATTACCATAGTTTTACGGATCCACCCGTTTCTCAAAAGGAAAAAACAGAAATGATTGAAAATATGATGATTGATTTTTTGGCCTTAGGGTTTAACCCCCAAAAATCTATTTTGTTTATTCAATCACAGGTAGAGGAGATTTTGGATATTGCCTGGTTAATTAGTTGTTTAACGCCTATTGGTGAATTGGAGCGAATGACGCAATTTAAGGATAAAAGTCAAAAACAAGCTGGCAATGTTAATGCTGGTCTTTTTACTTATCCTTGTTTAATGGCAGCTGATATTTTAACTTTCAAAGCTGAAGCTGTTCCTGTTGGCGAGGATCAATTGCAGCATTTGGAATTTACTCGCGAAAGCGCCCGTCGATTTAATCGTTGTTTTGTTAAAACATTTCCTGAACCTAAAGCGCTTTTGACGGATGTGCCGCGTTTGATGAGTTTAAAGAATCCTTTGGAAAAAATGTCAAAATCAGACCCAGATTCCTACATCTATGTTTTAGACGACCCCAAAATTATTAATCAACGAATTCGTTCGGCCACTTCTGCGACAAATGAATTTTTTGAAGGAATTCATTTATCCGCGAATGATTTTGTATTTGAGGTGAGGGCAAGTTACACTAATCATCCCGAAATTGAAAAGATGCAAGCCGCGATTAGAAATTTATTATTAATGTATAAAGAATTTTGTCCAAAAGAATTTAAGAAGTTATTTAAAAATGAAAATGAAATCAATATTGAAAATTTGCGCTATGCGGAAATCAAAAACAATTTAGCTGAAGCCATTGTTGATTATTTTAGCTCGGCGCGCGCAAAAAAATCAGAATATCTTAAAAATAAAAAGAAGGTGATAAAAATTTTTGAAGAAGGGAGCAAGAAAGCGCGAGAAATAGCTCGGAAAACACTCAAAGAAGTCAAGCAGAAAATAGGTGTAATTTAA
- the rpmF gene encoding 50S ribosomal protein L32 — MGGVPTKHTTHGKVRRRRSHLKLQATSLKACPKCGAAMMPHRYCPNCGYYNKKEVVDVLAKLSKKEKRSREKEIKK; from the coding sequence ATGGGAGGCGTACCTACAAAACACACTACTCACGGCAAAGTTAGAAGAAGAAGATCTCATTTAAAACTTCAAGCTACTTCTTTAAAAGCATGCCCTAAATGCGGCGCTGCAATGATGCCGCATCGTTATTGTCCGAACTGCGGTTATTATAACAAAAAAGAAGTGGTTGATGTTTTAGCTAAGCTTTCGAAAAAAGAGAAAAGAAGTCGTGAAAAAGAGATAAAAAAATAA
- the nusB gene encoding transcription antitermination factor NusB: MATRHFCRSILFQSLYEWDFYRTKEKKEVDLMKIIERNMQDALPLIDEPDFVYRLAKNLIDHFDEIDDMIRKTAPAWPLEQINLTDRNILRLGISELVFGPKDEVPPKVAINEAIELAKTFGSESSSKFINGVLGTIYRQMIDEGLIKEQKTDKQVSQEEQK, translated from the coding sequence ATGGCCACGCGCCATTTCTGCCGCTCAATTCTTTTTCAGTCGCTTTACGAATGGGATTTTTATCGTACTAAAGAAAAAAAAGAAGTTGATTTAATGAAAATAATTGAGCGGAATATGCAGGATGCTTTGCCATTAATTGATGAGCCAGATTTTGTTTATCGTTTAGCCAAAAATTTAATAGATCACTTTGATGAGATTGATGATATGATTAGAAAGACAGCGCCAGCGTGGCCATTGGAACAGATTAATTTGACTGATAGAAATATCTTACGATTAGGAATTTCTGAATTAGTCTTTGGGCCAAAAGATGAAGTGCCGCCGAAGGTGGCTATTAATGAAGCAATTGAATTGGCTAAAACTTTTGGCAGTGAATCATCCAGCAAATTTATTAACGGAGTATTGGGCACTATTTATCGTCAGATGATAGATGAAGGATTAATTAAAGAGCAAAAAACTGACAAACAGGTATCCCAAGAAGAACAAAAATAA
- the rnc gene encoding ribonuclease III, which produces MAKDKFEQLAKTLKFNFKKIDLLKQAFTHRSYLNENHEWRLGHNERLEFLGDAVLELVVSEYLFKKYPNENEGFLTSLRASLVNAETLASVADKLNFGHYVLVSRGEAKDNGVGRRYILANTFEALIGAIYLDGGYKKCQQFIEKFLIKDNLERIIKEGSYKDPKSLLQEKAQAELGVTPAYKTLDEWGPDHAKHFRVGVFFYDKLVDEGEGPSKRIAEQEAAKKALSRQAWQEFQDKKRGK; this is translated from the coding sequence ATGGCTAAGGATAAATTTGAACAATTAGCAAAAACACTAAAGTTTAATTTCAAAAAAATTGATTTATTAAAACAGGCCTTCACCCATCGTTCTTATTTGAATGAAAATCATGAATGGCGTTTGGGTCATAATGAACGTTTGGAATTTTTGGGCGATGCGGTTTTGGAATTAGTAGTGAGTGAATATTTATTTAAAAAATATCCAAATGAAAATGAAGGTTTTTTAACAAGTTTGAGAGCAAGTTTGGTTAATGCGGAAACTTTGGCGAGCGTGGCTGACAAATTAAATTTCGGACATTATGTTTTAGTTTCGCGAGGAGAGGCAAAAGATAATGGCGTTGGCCGTCGTTATATTTTAGCCAATACATTTGAAGCCTTAATTGGTGCTATTTATTTGGACGGCGGATATAAAAAATGTCAGCAATTTATAGAGAAGTTTTTGATTAAAGATAATTTGGAGAGAATTATTAAAGAAGGAAGTTATAAAGACCCAAAAAGTTTGCTACAAGAGAAGGCGCAGGCAGAGTTAGGAGTTACGCCTGCCTACAAAACTTTAGATGAGTGGGGTCCTGATCATGCCAAACATTTTCGTGTCGGTGTATTTTTTTATGATAAATTAGTTGATGAAGGAGAAGGACCTTCAAAACGCATAGCCGAACAAGAGGCTGCAAAAAAAGCTTTAAGTCGACAAGCATGGCAAGAATTTCAAGACAAAAAGAGGGGAAAGTAA
- a CDS encoding AAA family ATPase produces MKLKSLEILGFKSFANKTTFSFPANFTAIVGPNGSGKSNIVDAIRWVLGERDLKKVRVAHSEEVIFNGTPSKAKMSLAQVSIVLDNSNNELPLDFKEVVVTRRLERGGENQYFINDSPVRLKDVVELLAKAKIGSEGLTIINQGLTDALLRASPKERRIMIEENLGLRELQLKKEDAKRKLENSQINLDKTQALLEELKPHLRSLRRQINRWQKREEILKILSLLENAYYSASFKEIYSLKNLLQEERKKIEDEKISEETKLRELEKNFEELEKKRPDFSQQFQNLRKQIDELEQQKGMLLKNLGHLEGQIEGLKRFTPEVKNQPSLNQLIDTIKNIREELINVLNLDVEKTKIIIKKIIERIDEIFKEPQLNSNNEEIQKLENEKNKINQQIENFNQKILEYNQQLDELRKKDEEVGKDSHGVLLEIQKQRSLVHQLEQKINEIFLKEEKNKLKEADLLMKLKEAGLNSEDFQWEKIKDFDVERIFKDNNISNLEDLEMRIIRMRRDLATIGEIDELTLKEAKETEERYQFLSQQSEDLIKAIADLKTIIEELTERIDKQFSESLKIINEEFNKYFRMMFGGGRAKLAVTKIIKRQRKEKNDNNNGANEEQQKEIAGEAVAVTDGENKEVEEKEPEFEIGLEIFVDLPKKKIKSLEMLSGGERSLVSISVLFAIVSAMQPPFVVLDEVDAALDEMNARRFAKILGDLVDTTQFIVVTHNRATMEMAQILYGISMAEEGISKAVSLKLEEAE; encoded by the coding sequence ATGAAGCTTAAATCTTTGGAAATTTTAGGTTTTAAATCCTTCGCAAATAAAACAACCTTTTCTTTTCCCGCTAACTTTACAGCAATTGTTGGTCCAAATGGCAGCGGCAAATCCAACATTGTTGACGCTATTCGCTGGGTTTTGGGCGAAAGAGATTTAAAAAAAGTTAGAGTTGCGCATTCCGAAGAGGTAATTTTTAATGGCACGCCAAGCAAAGCCAAAATGTCATTGGCTCAAGTTTCTATTGTTTTGGATAACAGCAATAATGAATTGCCTTTAGATTTTAAAGAAGTAGTTGTAACGCGTCGTTTGGAACGCGGTGGTGAGAACCAATATTTTATTAATGATTCACCAGTGCGGTTAAAAGATGTGGTAGAACTTTTAGCAAAAGCAAAGATAGGAAGCGAGGGTCTAACTATTATTAATCAAGGATTAACCGATGCTTTATTGCGCGCCTCACCGAAAGAGCGGAGAATTATGATTGAAGAAAATTTGGGATTGCGCGAACTTCAGTTAAAAAAGGAAGATGCAAAAAGGAAATTAGAAAATAGTCAGATTAATTTGGATAAAACACAAGCATTATTAGAAGAACTTAAGCCTCACCTAAGATCTTTAAGGCGTCAGATTAATCGTTGGCAAAAAAGAGAAGAAATTTTAAAAATTTTATCTTTGTTGGAAAATGCTTATTATTCGGCTAGTTTCAAGGAGATATACTCATTAAAAAATTTATTGCAAGAAGAAAGAAAAAAAATAGAAGATGAAAAAATAAGCGAAGAAACAAAACTGCGAGAATTAGAAAAAAATTTTGAAGAATTGGAGAAAAAGCGACCGGATTTTTCCCAACAATTTCAAAATCTAAGAAAACAAATTGATGAATTAGAACAGCAAAAAGGAATGTTATTAAAAAACCTTGGTCATTTAGAGGGTCAAATTGAAGGATTAAAACGATTTACTCCAGAAGTTAAAAACCAACCCAGCTTAAATCAATTAATTGATACTATTAAAAATATTAGAGAGGAATTAATAAATGTCCTAAATTTAGATGTGGAAAAAACAAAAATAATTATAAAAAAGATTATTGAACGCATCGATGAGATTTTCAAAGAGCCTCAATTAAATTCTAATAATGAAGAAATTCAAAAATTAGAAAATGAGAAAAATAAAATTAATCAGCAAATAGAAAATTTTAATCAAAAAATTTTAGAATATAATCAACAACTTGATGAGCTGCGTAAAAAAGATGAAGAGGTTGGTAAAGACTCCCACGGCGTTTTATTAGAAATTCAAAAACAGCGTTCATTAGTTCATCAATTGGAGCAGAAAATCAATGAAATATTTTTGAAAGAAGAGAAAAACAAACTAAAAGAAGCGGATTTGCTGATGAAACTTAAGGAAGCGGGGTTGAATAGCGAAGATTTTCAATGGGAGAAAATAAAAGATTTTGATGTTGAAAGAATTTTCAAAGATAACAATATCTCTAATCTTGAAGATTTGGAAATGCGGATTATAAGAATGAGACGGGATTTAGCAACAATAGGCGAGATTGATGAGTTAACTTTGAAGGAAGCAAAAGAAACAGAAGAGCGTTATCAATTTTTATCGCAGCAATCTGAAGATTTAATCAAAGCCATTGCTGATTTAAAAACTATTATTGAGGAATTAACCGAGCGCATTGATAAACAATTTTCTGAATCACTAAAAATTATTAACGAGGAATTCAATAAGTATTTTCGTATGATGTTTGGTGGCGGCAGAGCAAAATTGGCCGTTACCAAAATTATTAAGAGACAGAGAAAAGAAAAAAACGACAATAATAATGGTGCAAATGAAGAACAACAGAAGGAAATTGCGGGAGAAGCCGTGGCCGTGACGGATGGCGAGAATAAAGAAGTTGAAGAAAAAGAGCCTGAATTTGAAATTGGTTTAGAAATTTTTGTTGATTTGCCAAAAAAGAAAATAAAAAGTTTGGAAATGTTGTCTGGCGGAGAACGCAGTTTAGTTTCAATTAGTGTTTTGTTTGCTATCGTTTCGGCGATGCAGCCGCCATTTGTTGTTTTGGATGAGGTTGATGCGGCTTTGGACGAAATGAATGCGAGGCGCTTTGCTAAAATTTTAGGAGATTTAGTTGATACAACGCAATTTATTGTTGTTACTCATAATCGCGCCACAATGGAAATGGCACAAATCCTTTATGGTATTTCAATGGCTGAAGAAGGAATTTCCAAGGCTGTTTCTCTTAAATTGGAAGAAGCGGAATAA